The window AACAAATAGTAATATTGTTCAAGAAAATTAAAATATTTTTTCTGAATATTGGTAATCGTTGTTATATTTGGTATTAGTAATAAAGGGGAATTTTAATGAGTCAATTATTATGGAGTACATCAGAAACGCTTCGGGCGTTGTTATGCGAATTAGTTAGTTGGGATAGTATTACTTTAACAGAAGGTGAAACTACTTTTGCTCCGAAAGTATTGGATAAATTAAGAGAGTTGAAGTATTTTCAAGAACACCCGAGTCATTTGCAGTTGCATGATGCTGGACTGGGCAGACATGCTGTTACTGCATTGTATAAACACCCAGATGCTGTTGAAACGGTCGTTTTGATCAGTCATTTTGATACGGTTCAAACAGAGGAGTATGGTATTTTGCAGCCACTCGCTTATTTTCCAGAGGAGTTGACGCAGAAGTTAATGGAAGATCCGAGTGATTTACCAGAATCAGCTCGTATCGATTTAGAAACTGGAAAGTATTTATTTGGTCGAGGCACGATGGACATGAAAATGGGGCTTGCGCTCCATATGCAATTGATAGAAAAAGCAAGTGTCGAGGAGTGGCCGATCAATCTTGTATTGACGACCGTTCCGGATGAGGAAGTGAATTCTGCAGGAATGCGTGCAGCGGTAACTCAGTTAGTACGTCTTCGTGAGGAATTTGGATTGACTTATAAATTATTTTTGAATAGTGAACCATCGTTTTCTCAAAACCCAACGGATATCGCGGAGTATATTTATTCAGGAACGATCGGTAAAATTATGCCCGCTGCTTTATTTTATGGGAAAGAAACGCATGTTGGAGAACCGATGAAAGGGATGACAGCGAACTATATCGCATCCTATTTGACACAACGTATGGAATGGAATTCATTATTCCGTGAGACGAATCTTGGGGAAAGTACTCCGCTTCCAGTTTCCTTGCAGCAAAAGGATTTAAAGCTGTCTTATTCTACACAAACACCATATCGTGCAGTATCATTGTATAATGTATTTGTATTTAAACGTACTGCATCAGAAGTGATGGATCTTTTTGAACAAGTGGCAACAGAGGCGATGGATGCTTTAAATACCGACTATCAGAAGATATGCCAACGTGAGGAAGTAAAAGGCGTAGGGGAAGTCAAAGTACTTCGTTATGAACAACTGCTTGCCTATGCAAATCAAAAACTAGGAGCAGAAGAAGTAGAACGATTAAAACAGGAAGCACTTGTGCAGGAAGATTGGGACGATCGTGAAAAATCATTGCGTATCGTTGATAATTTGATGATCGAGTGCCAAGAATTAGCTCCTGCGACAATAATTCTATTCGCCCCACCTTACTATCCAGCGGTCAATACATCCAATGATCTGATTATTATAGAAGCGGTAGAGCTAATGAAGAAATCAGCGCAATCATTCAATAATAAAATCGACCAAATCCACTACTTTAACGGAATATGTGATTTAAGCTACGTAAATTACGAAAATGTTGGCAATGGATGGACAGCTTTCGAAAATAATACACCGATTTGGGGAGACACATACAGTATCCCATTCGAAGACATGGCACAATTGAAAGGTCCAGTATTAAATGTCGGTCCTTTCGGTAAAGACGCGCATCAAAAGACCGAAAGATTGCATGTAGACAGTGCATTCGTCGAAATGCCCGTAATGCTAGAAACATTATTGAAAAGCTTATATTAATAGGTAAGGTGACTCCAGAACTATATATGGAGTCACTTTTTTGTTTATAATCGACCCTGTGTAAGAAACAAACATGAATGTTTAAACTTTCACGTTTGTGTCTTACACAGGGTCATTTAATCTACTTTCTAAAAACTTTTTTCAAAGTTGTATGTCTAATAGATAGGGACAAATGAATTGGGGTGAAATCTTGAGCGAAAAGATATTAGTGAAGAAAGCGATTAAAGGTGACGAAGAGGCATTTTTAGCATTAATCCACTCATATGAAGAAGCATTATATCGAACAGCTATCTCGTATTTGAAAAATGAAGGAGATGCACTGGAGGCTGTCCAAGAAGTGACATATAGGGCTTATCGAAGTTTAAAAACAGTTAAGGAGCCTGCCTATTTTAAAACATGGCTCATTCGGATTATGATGAATTATTGCCAGGATGTTATAAAGAAAAGTAAGAGAGAAGTGCTGGAGGAAAGAATACTTAACTTACAGGGAATAACCGAAGATTTTACCTTTTTAGAGGTCGAGGAGGCGCTTTTAAGTTTATCCGATTACGATAGAGAGTTACTGCATTTAAAATACTTTGAAGATGTCAAGATAAAGGACATCGCCGTTATGTGGAATACCCCAGAAGGAACGATTAAAACACGGCTACATAAAGCTTTACGAGCACTTAGGGCGAGATTTGAAGAGAAAGGAGAGGTTAAACGTGTTTGAGGATGAAAAAAGAAAATTGGAGCAGAGAAAGAAATCAATTGGTCAGGTCGAAATATCAAAGGACAAGCTACATTCGGCCGTACGAAGTGGATTTGAGAAGGCAAAAAAGGAACAAACGTTAAAAAGAACCAAGATAATAAAACGGAGCTCATGGTCGATTGTAATTGCGGCGATCCTTCTCATCTCGTTTGTCACATCCATCTCTGTATCTACTGTGTTCGCTAACAAAATTGCATCTATACCAGGGATGGAACGTATTGTTGCACTTATACAGCAAGATAGGGGCTTAACCGCTGCAGTTGAAAACGACTTTTATCAGCCATTGAATCTCTCTCAAGAAAAAAACGGTATTAAGGTGACCCTTGATGGGGTAATTGCAGACAAAAAGGGAATGGTTATTTTTTACTCTGTCCGTACAGAAGATATAGACGTAAGCTCACTTGAACTCAAATATCTCCAACTATGGTCAGGTATGAATACTCGGTATGGTCTTGAGTT is drawn from Psychrobacillus sp. INOP01 and contains these coding sequences:
- a CDS encoding sigma-70 family RNA polymerase sigma factor — its product is MSEKILVKKAIKGDEEAFLALIHSYEEALYRTAISYLKNEGDALEAVQEVTYRAYRSLKTVKEPAYFKTWLIRIMMNYCQDVIKKSKREVLEERILNLQGITEDFTFLEVEEALLSLSDYDRELLHLKYFEDVKIKDIAVMWNTPEGTIKTRLHKALRALRARFEEKGEVKRV
- a CDS encoding M20/M25/M40 family metallo-hydrolase — translated: MSQLLWSTSETLRALLCELVSWDSITLTEGETTFAPKVLDKLRELKYFQEHPSHLQLHDAGLGRHAVTALYKHPDAVETVVLISHFDTVQTEEYGILQPLAYFPEELTQKLMEDPSDLPESARIDLETGKYLFGRGTMDMKMGLALHMQLIEKASVEEWPINLVLTTVPDEEVNSAGMRAAVTQLVRLREEFGLTYKLFLNSEPSFSQNPTDIAEYIYSGTIGKIMPAALFYGKETHVGEPMKGMTANYIASYLTQRMEWNSLFRETNLGESTPLPVSLQQKDLKLSYSTQTPYRAVSLYNVFVFKRTASEVMDLFEQVATEAMDALNTDYQKICQREEVKGVGEVKVLRYEQLLAYANQKLGAEEVERLKQEALVQEDWDDREKSLRIVDNLMIECQELAPATIILFAPPYYPAVNTSNDLIIIEAVELMKKSAQSFNNKIDQIHYFNGICDLSYVNYENVGNGWTAFENNTPIWGDTYSIPFEDMAQLKGPVLNVGPFGKDAHQKTERLHVDSAFVEMPVMLETLLKSLY